In Kitasatospora sp. NBC_00240, the following are encoded in one genomic region:
- a CDS encoding TetR/AcrR family transcriptional regulator — protein MSTQSEAGQDAMGTTQSPRSDTRGRIIRVALELFSEQGYEQTSLREIADRLGVTKAALYYHFKTKDDIVHGIVDTMAAPIDEAIAWGEQKPWSPELRDELVRRFAAGMSERAPLLRFFHENQPALRDSPAGLEFKERMIAMIRLVHGPGASFEDRLRATMSLFTINSAMFLLKQGMTEASPGAAGDRCGEAQAEALAESLPAALTVALEIATLIEPKDD, from the coding sequence ATGTCAACGCAGTCTGAGGCAGGCCAGGACGCCATGGGTACGACGCAGAGCCCCCGCAGTGACACCCGGGGGCGCATCATCCGCGTGGCGCTGGAGCTGTTCTCCGAGCAGGGCTACGAACAGACCTCGCTGCGCGAGATCGCCGACCGGCTCGGCGTGACGAAGGCGGCGCTGTACTACCACTTCAAGACCAAGGACGACATCGTCCACGGCATCGTCGACACCATGGCGGCGCCGATCGACGAGGCGATCGCCTGGGGCGAGCAGAAGCCGTGGTCGCCCGAGCTGCGGGACGAACTGGTCCGGCGGTTCGCGGCGGGGATGTCCGAGCGGGCGCCGCTGCTGCGGTTCTTCCACGAGAACCAGCCCGCGCTGCGCGACTCCCCGGCCGGGCTGGAGTTCAAGGAGCGGATGATCGCCATGATCCGCCTGGTGCACGGCCCGGGCGCCTCTTTCGAGGACCGGCTGCGCGCCACCATGTCCCTGTTCACCATCAACTCCGCGATGTTCCTGCTGAAGCAGGGCATGACCGAGGCGTCGCCCGGCGCGGCCGGGGACCGGTGCGGGGAGGCGCAGGCCGAGGCGCTGGCGGAGAGCCTCCCGGCGGCCCTGACGGTGGCGCTGGAGATCGCCACACTGATCGAGCCCAAGGACGACTGA
- a CDS encoding M23 family metallopeptidase — MSTVPNPGPALRRLATTAAAHAASWQPRLGQAARTGIAPLRALHGPQSTLPRTRVRAATAAGAAAVIVGGVLVAGVPANASAQTVIPTTPGISAFTSPHGEGPAAGLVQIAGPSAYQVRHAPSHDSVAVAANLAVPVPIPVPAPAPAPEPAPAPAPAPAPAWSAPVPNAPTSNPYGVANPEYAAGYHTGVDFAVDPGTPLLAVGEGRVVSAGWDGAYGKEVVLKLTDGHYAQYAHMSELEVSAGDEVTAGEQIGASGNTGNSTGPHLHFEIRSSNHYGAVINPIAFLSGHGVSDF; from the coding sequence ATGTCCACCGTCCCGAACCCGGGGCCGGCCCTGCGCCGCCTCGCCACCACCGCGGCCGCCCACGCGGCGTCCTGGCAGCCCCGACTCGGCCAGGCCGCCCGTACCGGCATCGCCCCGCTGCGCGCGCTCCACGGGCCGCAGTCGACCCTGCCCCGCACCCGCGTCCGGGCCGCCACCGCGGCCGGCGCCGCCGCGGTGATAGTGGGCGGCGTCCTGGTCGCCGGGGTGCCCGCCAACGCGTCGGCCCAGACGGTCATACCCACCACGCCGGGCATCTCCGCCTTCACCTCCCCGCACGGGGAGGGGCCCGCCGCCGGGCTGGTCCAGATCGCCGGACCGAGCGCGTACCAGGTCAGGCACGCCCCCTCGCACGACTCGGTCGCGGTCGCCGCCAACCTCGCGGTGCCGGTCCCGATCCCGGTGCCCGCACCGGCCCCCGCGCCGGAGCCCGCGCCCGCACCGGCCCCCGCGCCGGCCCCGGCCTGGTCCGCTCCCGTGCCCAACGCGCCGACCAGCAACCCGTACGGGGTGGCCAACCCCGAGTACGCGGCCGGCTACCACACCGGCGTCGACTTCGCCGTGGACCCGGGCACGCCGCTGCTCGCGGTCGGCGAGGGCCGGGTGGTCTCGGCCGGCTGGGACGGCGCGTACGGCAAGGAGGTCGTCCTGAAGCTGACGGACGGCCACTACGCCCAGTACGCCCACATGTCGGAGCTGGAGGTCAGCGCGGGCGACGAGGTGACGGCCGGGGAGCAGATCGGCGCCTCCGGCAACACCGGCAACTCGACCGGGCCGCACCTGCACTTCGAGATCCGCTCCAGCAACCACTACGGCGCCGTGATCAACCCGATCGCGTTCCTGTCGGGCCACGGCGTCAGCGACTTCTGA
- a CDS encoding aldehyde dehydrogenase family protein, producing the protein MAAPQLKPGHSWDETYARCVRAAPEAFTPDRLLNLVRGEWRTVGTPGEHTTPIDGATVPGPPRVGIEEARGAVAFAIEQHAVWSKVPLDERKARVAAAVEALAEQRELLALLLVWEIGKPWRLACADVDRALDGVRWYLDQIERQTAGRTPLPGPVSNIASWNYPMSVQVHAELVQLPAGNAVVAKTPSQGGFHCLTLAHALMRRAGLPVTLLSGQGASIADALIRAPGLGALAFVGGRANGRLAATSLADLGRRHFLEQEGLNAWGVWDFSDWPTLAAHLRKGFEYAKQRCTAYPRHVVQRSLFPAFLETYLQVVGGLRFGHPLAVDDPADDLPELDFGPVIHAAKATELRAQFDAAVTARAVPLYRGTLADGRFLPGQVLDAYLAPACVLEPPANWALHHSEPFGPLDSVVLVDTESELLAAMNAGNGSLVASLATDDRDFAARIGPDLLAFKVGVNRPRSRGDREEVFGGLGASWKGAFVGGDLLVQAVTYGPEGAQEKLYGNFPSHSLYPPR; encoded by the coding sequence ATGGCGGCACCACAGCTCAAGCCAGGCCACTCCTGGGACGAGACGTACGCCCGCTGCGTACGCGCCGCCCCCGAGGCCTTCACCCCCGACCGGCTGCTGAACCTCGTCCGCGGCGAGTGGCGCACCGTCGGCACGCCCGGCGAGCACACCACCCCGATCGACGGCGCCACCGTCCCCGGCCCGCCGCGGGTGGGCATCGAGGAGGCGCGCGGCGCGGTCGCCTTCGCGATCGAGCAGCACGCCGTGTGGAGCAAGGTCCCGCTGGACGAGCGGAAGGCCCGGGTGGCCGCCGCGGTGGAGGCCCTCGCCGAGCAGCGGGAGCTGCTGGCGCTGCTGCTGGTCTGGGAGATCGGCAAACCCTGGCGGCTCGCCTGCGCCGACGTGGACCGGGCGCTGGACGGCGTGCGCTGGTACCTCGACCAGATCGAGCGCCAGACCGCCGGCCGCACCCCGCTGCCCGGCCCGGTCTCCAACATCGCCAGCTGGAACTATCCGATGAGCGTCCAGGTGCACGCCGAGCTGGTCCAGCTGCCGGCCGGCAACGCGGTGGTGGCCAAGACCCCCTCGCAGGGCGGCTTCCACTGCCTCACCCTGGCGCACGCCCTGATGCGCCGGGCCGGCCTCCCGGTGACCCTGCTCTCCGGGCAGGGCGCCAGCATCGCGGACGCGCTGATCCGCGCGCCCGGCCTGGGCGCCCTCGCCTTCGTCGGCGGCCGGGCCAACGGCCGCCTGGCGGCCACCTCGCTCGCCGACCTCGGCCGCCGGCACTTCCTGGAGCAGGAGGGCCTGAACGCCTGGGGAGTCTGGGACTTCAGCGACTGGCCGACGCTCGCCGCGCACCTGCGCAAGGGCTTCGAGTACGCGAAGCAGCGCTGCACCGCGTACCCGCGTCACGTCGTCCAGCGCTCGCTGTTCCCGGCCTTCCTGGAGACTTATCTGCAGGTCGTCGGGGGTCTGCGGTTCGGCCACCCGCTGGCCGTCGACGACCCGGCCGACGACCTCCCCGAGCTGGACTTCGGGCCGGTCATCCATGCCGCCAAGGCCACCGAGCTGCGCGCGCAGTTCGACGCGGCCGTGACCGCCCGGGCCGTCCCGCTGTACCGCGGGACCCTGGCGGACGGCCGGTTCCTGCCCGGCCAGGTCCTGGACGCGTACCTGGCCCCGGCCTGCGTGCTGGAGCCGCCCGCCAACTGGGCGCTGCACCACTCCGAGCCGTTCGGGCCGCTGGACTCGGTCGTGCTGGTCGACACCGAGTCCGAACTGCTCGCCGCGATGAACGCCGGCAACGGCTCGCTGGTCGCCTCGCTGGCCACCGACGACCGGGACTTCGCCGCCCGGATCGGCCCCGACCTGCTGGCCTTCAAGGTCGGGGTGAACAGGCCGCGCAGCCGGGGCGACCGCGAG